One window of Flavobacterium ammonificans genomic DNA carries:
- the secA gene encoding preprotein translocase subunit SecA: MSFINSIIKIFVGDKSQNDVKALQPYLTKIKGFESSLMTLSNDELRARTTYFKDRIKQARADKDAKIASLQQEVETIQDIDQREDIYVAIDALEKEAYDISEKTLMEILPEAFAVVKETARRFKDNTQIEVTATPKDREFSATKTYVTIEGEKAVWANSWNAAGKQITWDMIHYDVQLIGGMVLHEGKVAEMQTGEGKTLVATLPIYLNALTGNGVHLVTVNDYLAKRDSTWKAPLFEFHGMTVECIDNYQPSSEERKRAYDADITYGTNNEFGFDYLRDNMAHSPEDLVQRKHNYAIVDEVDSVLIDDARTPLIISGPVPQGDRHEFNELKPKIENLVSLQRQLANGFLAEAKKLIKEGNTKDGGFQLLRAYRSLPKNKALIKFLSEEGVKQLLQKTENQYIQDNKREMHLVDEALYFVIEEKNNQVELTDNGIQFLSGDTDADFFVLPDIGTEIAAIEKQKLDADAEAEAKERLFQDFGVKSERIHTLTQLLKAYTLFEKDVEYVIMDNKILIVDEQTGRIMDGRRYSDGLHQAIEAKENVKIEAATQTFATVTLQNYFRMYNKLSGMTGTAVTEAGELWQIYKLDVVEIPTNRGIARIDKDDFIYKTTREKFNAVIEDVTELSKAGRPVLIGTTSVEISELLSRMLKMRGITHNVLNAKMHKQEAQIVEEAGKPGVVTIATNMAGRGTDIKLSPEVKAAGGLAIVGTERHDSRRVDRQLRGRAGRQGDPGSSQFYVSLEDNLMRLFGSERVAKVMDRMGLEEGEVIQHSMMTKSIERAQKKVEENNFGVRKRLLEYDDVMNAQREVVYKRRRHALFGERLKLDIANMLYDTCELIVSENKVVNDFKNFEFELIRYFSITSPVTEAEFAKLSDVELTGKIYKATLEFYTEKTERSAREAFPIIKGVYEDKNNQFERIVVPFTDGIKTLNVVTDLKKAYETQGAQLVADFEKNITLSIVDEAWKKHLRKMDELKQSVQLAVHEQKDPLLIYKLEAFNLFRAMLDNVNKDVISFLFKGDIPAQQAPKIEEAKEVRQKENYKLSKDEIPNSENLNHEAADTQQRQVTETIVRDMPKINRNDTVTIQEVATGKTETMKYKKAESLVTSGQWVIVND; the protein is encoded by the coding sequence ATGAGTTTCATAAATAGCATTATTAAAATCTTTGTTGGTGATAAATCCCAAAATGACGTTAAAGCATTACAACCTTATCTGACGAAAATCAAAGGATTCGAGAGTAGCTTAATGACATTATCGAACGACGAATTAAGAGCTCGTACCACTTATTTTAAAGATAGAATCAAGCAAGCACGCGCTGATAAAGATGCTAAAATTGCATCCCTACAACAAGAAGTAGAAACTATTCAAGACATCGATCAAAGAGAAGATATCTATGTGGCTATTGATGCTTTGGAAAAAGAAGCTTACGATATTTCGGAGAAAACTTTAATGGAAATTTTGCCTGAAGCTTTTGCAGTAGTAAAAGAAACAGCAAGACGTTTCAAAGACAATACGCAAATTGAAGTTACTGCCACTCCAAAAGACAGAGAGTTCTCTGCTACCAAAACCTACGTTACCATAGAAGGAGAAAAAGCCGTTTGGGCTAATTCATGGAATGCCGCTGGTAAACAAATTACTTGGGACATGATTCACTACGACGTACAGTTGATTGGTGGAATGGTGTTGCACGAAGGAAAAGTAGCCGAAATGCAAACAGGAGAAGGAAAAACATTAGTTGCTACCCTTCCTATTTACTTGAATGCCTTAACTGGAAACGGTGTGCACTTAGTAACGGTAAATGATTACTTGGCAAAACGTGATAGTACCTGGAAAGCGCCATTGTTTGAATTCCACGGAATGACAGTGGAATGTATTGACAATTACCAACCAAGTTCAGAAGAAAGAAAAAGAGCCTACGATGCTGATATTACGTACGGAACCAATAACGAATTTGGTTTTGACTACCTAAGAGATAATATGGCGCATTCGCCAGAAGATTTGGTACAACGCAAACACAACTATGCGATTGTCGATGAGGTGGATTCTGTTTTGATTGATGATGCTAGAACACCATTGATTATATCAGGACCAGTTCCGCAAGGAGACCGTCACGAATTCAATGAGTTAAAACCAAAAATTGAGAACTTAGTTAGTTTACAACGTCAATTAGCCAACGGATTTTTGGCAGAAGCCAAAAAATTAATCAAAGAAGGAAACACTAAAGACGGAGGATTCCAATTATTGAGAGCCTACAGAAGTTTACCAAAGAACAAAGCTTTAATCAAATTCCTTTCTGAAGAAGGCGTAAAACAATTGCTTCAAAAAACCGAAAACCAATACATTCAAGACAACAAACGCGAAATGCATTTGGTTGACGAAGCTTTGTATTTTGTAATTGAAGAAAAAAACAACCAAGTAGAATTGACCGATAACGGAATCCAATTCTTATCTGGAGATACTGATGCTGATTTCTTTGTCCTTCCAGATATTGGAACTGAAATTGCTGCTATCGAAAAACAAAAATTAGACGCCGATGCAGAAGCGGAAGCTAAAGAACGTTTGTTCCAAGATTTCGGAGTAAAAAGCGAACGTATCCATACCTTAACTCAGCTTTTAAAAGCCTACACTTTATTCGAAAAAGATGTAGAATATGTGATTATGGATAACAAAATCCTGATTGTAGATGAACAAACAGGTCGTATTATGGACGGACGTCGTTATTCTGACGGATTGCACCAAGCCATTGAAGCGAAAGAAAATGTAAAAATTGAAGCGGCAACGCAAACTTTTGCTACCGTTACCTTACAAAACTACTTCAGAATGTACAACAAACTGAGTGGTATGACAGGAACTGCGGTGACTGAAGCGGGCGAACTTTGGCAAATTTATAAATTAGACGTAGTTGAAATTCCGACTAATAGAGGAATAGCAAGAATTGATAAAGATGATTTCATCTATAAAACTACTCGTGAAAAATTCAACGCGGTTATCGAAGATGTAACGGAATTATCAAAAGCTGGAAGACCCGTTTTAATTGGAACTACCTCAGTTGAAATCTCCGAATTATTAAGCCGAATGTTGAAAATGAGAGGCATCACACACAATGTGTTGAATGCTAAAATGCACAAGCAAGAAGCGCAAATCGTTGAAGAAGCAGGTAAACCAGGAGTAGTAACTATTGCTACCAATATGGCAGGTCGTGGAACAGATATTAAATTATCTCCTGAAGTAAAAGCTGCAGGTGGTTTGGCCATCGTAGGTACAGAGCGTCATGATTCACGTCGTGTAGACCGTCAGTTAAGAGGTCGTGCAGGACGTCAAGGAGATCCAGGAAGTTCTCAATTCTACGTTTCGTTAGAAGACAACTTGATGCGTTTATTTGGTTCCGAAAGAGTAGCCAAAGTAATGGACAGAATGGGATTAGAAGAAGGAGAAGTGATTCAACATTCAATGATGACCAAATCCATTGAACGTGCGCAGAAAAAAGTAGAAGAAAACAACTTTGGAGTGCGTAAACGTTTATTGGAATATGATGATGTCATGAACGCACAACGTGAAGTCGTGTACAAACGTCGTCGCCATGCCTTGTTTGGAGAACGTCTAAAATTAGACATTGCCAATATGCTTTATGATACTTGCGAACTAATTGTATCCGAAAACAAAGTCGTTAATGATTTCAAAAACTTTGAATTCGAATTAATTCGTTATTTCTCGATTACATCACCAGTAACTGAAGCGGAGTTTGCTAAATTATCAGACGTCGAATTAACGGGTAAAATTTACAAAGCCACTTTAGAATTCTATACGGAGAAAACAGAACGAAGTGCCAGAGAAGCCTTCCCTATTATCAAAGGAGTTTACGAAGACAAAAACAATCAGTTTGAGCGCATCGTAGTGCCTTTTACAGACGGAATCAAAACCTTGAACGTAGTAACCGACTTGAAGAAAGCCTACGAGACACAAGGAGCGCAATTAGTGGCTGATTTTGAAAAGAACATCACTTTATCTATTGTGGATGAAGCTTGGAAAAAACACTTGCGTAAAATGGACGAATTGAAACAATCCGTTCAATTAGCGGTTCACGAACAAAAAGATCCGTTGCTAATTTACAAATTAGAAGCCTTCAACTTGTTCAGAGCCATGCTTGACAATGTGAATAAAGACGTGATTTCGTTTTTATTCAAAGGCGATATACCAGCGCAACAAGCACCAAAGATTGAAGAAGCCAAAGAAGTTCGTCAAAAAGAAAACTATAAATTAAGTAAAGACGAAATTCCAAACAGTGAAAACCTAAACCACGAGGCGGCGGACACGCAACAACGTCAAGTAACCGAAACCATCGTGAGAGACATGCCAAAAATCAATCGTAACGATACCGTAACGATTCAGGAAGTCGCTACTGGAAAAACAGAAACCATGAAGTACAAAAAAGCCGAAAGTTTAGTAACTTCAGGTCAATGGGTCATTGTGAACGACTAA
- a CDS encoding helix-turn-helix domain-containing protein: MKTNKLQTLSEFKDDFYGKIGTEKRTAIEKGYQEFKLGALIHEARIEKGLTQEQLAEKCGTTKSYISKIENNIKEVRFSTLQKIVECGLGGKLELNIKL, translated from the coding sequence ATGAAAACAAATAAGCTACAAACACTTTCTGAATTTAAAGACGATTTCTATGGAAAAATAGGAACTGAAAAACGCACAGCCATAGAAAAAGGCTATCAAGAATTCAAATTAGGCGCTTTAATTCATGAAGCCCGAATTGAAAAAGGATTAACCCAAGAACAATTGGCTGAGAAATGTGGCACAACCAAATCTTATATTTCCAAAATTGAAAATAACATCAAAGAAGTTCGCTTCTCTACCCTTCAAAAAATTGTGGAATGCGGATTGGGTGGAAAATTAGAATTGAACATTAAATTGTAA
- a CDS encoding type II toxin-antitoxin system RelE/ParE family toxin: MNTNPKIRTVVFYKDYFKAFFSNQREKVQKKIIWTLELIQELAKVTETYLKHLENTDGLYEIRIQQGNDIFRLFCFFDKGKLIVIANGFQKKTQKTPKKEIEKALQIKAEYENK, encoded by the coding sequence ATGAATACAAATCCCAAAATCAGAACTGTAGTATTCTATAAAGACTACTTTAAAGCATTTTTTAGTAATCAACGAGAAAAGGTACAAAAGAAAATCATTTGGACTTTAGAGCTCATTCAAGAATTAGCTAAAGTCACTGAAACCTATTTAAAACATCTTGAAAATACTGATGGTCTATATGAAATTAGAATACAACAAGGAAACGATATTTTTAGACTTTTTTGTTTTTTTGATAAAGGAAAACTGATTGTTATAGCCAACGGTTTTCAAAAGAAAACACAAAAAACACCTAAAAAGGAAATTGAAAAAGCATTACAAATTAAAGCCGAATATGAAAACAAATAA
- a CDS encoding DUF2795 domain-containing protein, which produces MYWTLELASYLSDAPWPANKDELIDYAIRAGAPLEVVENLQSIEDEGEIYESMEEIWPDYPTDEDYLWNEDEY; this is translated from the coding sequence ATGTATTGGACATTAGAATTAGCATCTTATTTAAGCGATGCGCCGTGGCCTGCTAACAAAGACGAACTTATTGACTACGCTATTAGAGCAGGAGCTCCATTAGAAGTAGTAGAAAACCTTCAATCTATTGAAGACGAAGGTGAAATATATGAATCAATGGAAGAAATTTGGCCAGATTATCCTACAGACGAAGATTACCTTTGGAATGAGGATGAATATTAA